The DNA sequence AGCCCCAAATGTTGCAAGGCGATCTGTGACCTACTCAGTGATGCAATATAAAACAAATCAGACCACAGCCTTGACAACAAGTGACCCTGATCCTCACGAAGCAAACAGCCACCTGTGTAACGCAGTCCTGAAATAACAGGTCCATTATTTAATTAGCAAACCAACCAAAACAATTCGACAAGCTGTAAAATTAATCAGCAACTAATGGACATGTAGGTGTTTGCTCCTGGACTGCACAGGCATTTTTGCACAGAATATCACAAATATGCTTATGATGGctatgaaaagatgaaaacaggcCAATTCTAAGCCTGTAGTAAATGATGCTGCAGACTTTGTGTAGCATCGGACATGACCGAGCATGTGCCAGCCTGCCTGTGCAGGCctacagtctctctctctctctctctctctctctctctcttgcccttaaaataaagtgcaaagCCTGAAAACATTCACAGATGCAGCTGACAAGAAGTTGAGTCAGACTGACATGCCTACCTCTGATGACACTGTTACTGAGTGGGGGGATGtggcttgtgtgtgtctgtggaaaacaacctttttttcttgaatgcattaatatgatttttttcaaagctgATATCGCTTATTGACTTAGTTGATTAATTGGTTTGTCAATTGATAGAATATTTACCAGCAGCTGATTAATAAATTGGTAACAGGGCTGCAACAAACAACTATTTCTGCTGTTGGTTAATCTGCAGAGTATTTTCTCAATAATTTGATGAGtggttttgtctataaaatgtcagaaaaagccCAAGACCGCTTTCTCAAATCTGTTTTGTCCAtgacccaaagatattcaggtTGTTcgacttttttctttaaacaaatcaGCCAAACCGATTAAaggattatcaaaatagttggcaatTAATTTAATAGCCGGCAACTAAACGATTAATCGTTGCAGCTCTGATGGGTAAAGTTGCTTTTCAATcaataatatgaaatatttcataGTTGCAAACATTGGGGAAATGGTCAGAGTAACTGattctctctttttctgacATCTTTAGAAATCAAGAAATGGATGGACAGATTAACTGTTAATGAACATACCTAATAGCGGCACCACTAGGATCcaaaatatcattttaataCTTAATGAAGTACACAACAGGTGAAACTTTTTAGACAGTCATAGATATTACATGTCACTGTAACTGCTGATAGGTTTCTGCATTAAAACTGATGCTATAGTTGAAGTCTTGTTAGATCCACTTTACCATGCAGATGACACAGTTTTGGAAGAGGGGACTATTTTTgcacagcagagagagacatatatgtataaatatagaTCTATATATGCTATGCGTGGCACTCTGGGGGCTTTCTGGGACTTTGACATCTCgcattagtgtgtgtttgaggaGGGAGGGGGTGTCAGGTCAGGTGAAGCTAGCTGCATTCGCCGGCTAGCTGTCCAGCTGTAATATAATATGGCCAATAACAGCCTCCTAAACCAACTATCTCCTCATAAACAGAACACCCAGCAGGATCTGTCATGCACAAGCAGCATACTTACGTTAAACTCTGCTCCTCCATGGCACACTAGTCTTCATGTCGTTGCTCTGACGGCTAAAGTTGACGGCATGCTAATGTAACGGCAGCGaccagaaacttttttttaaaaatgatttttttcagattcctCCACAAGGCGTCCCTTCCCAGTTCCACTTTTACGTCGTTGCAACGCGGGTTCAGGAGCTTTCCATGAGGAACAGACCTACTCTGATGTCAAATGCTGTTAAAATCACTGccgaaaatgaatgaaaaatgaatagcTGCAGCGATGATGGAAACTGGAATAATAAAACAGGGTGCTGGGGACGCGTACCGTTTCTGATTCAGCTGCCTTAACGGCTAAATGGCAGCTAGCTAGCAAGATAGTAAACCCCCTCCGTTGCACCagaatagaaaaatattttacactttaatttACGTATCTCACATTAACACTAAGCTTCTTTGaatattatttacaaaaataaatacaagatataaaatatataatttaacaaaataaaaatagtagCTAACTTCGGCTACTGGGCATGCGCAGAAGGAATCAACGCTAACCTTGATTTAAAATATCGGTATAACAGCTAGTAAACTGAGCTAGTAGCAATTTCCAGTGATATTAATTAGTAGAAAATGGAGaccgctttaaaaaaaatatgtttttattgactcccagaaataaaaataagaactcCTACTGCCTGGCAGGGATTTAAACGAAGACGGAAGCGTGTATCAGGGAAGCATCTCGCTTTGCTCTCAAAGTGACTTCCTTGCTTCTCTTTGTTAACTTGCTGCTAGCGTACAGACAAGAACCTGTTCGCAAATGTAAATAGTGTTAAGAATGAGGTTTTGCTAGCAGCTGGacatttttcagtgttgctGTGTACTGTTAAACACTCTTTTTTTTGCAACGCTTTGACCGCGCGTAGAAGTTTCGTTGCCAGGTTTGGTTATTAGTGGAAACAGCTTCAGGGGTAAAGTAACTTTACAAGAATGCAGGTGCAGAGAGTCGTTCTCAACTCACGACCAGGTAGGTtgtttaataaatatatatttcttcAGAGCTGAAGTTTTCTTGTAGCCTGTGcagcagcattactgcacatGTGAGACTAACGTTTCCTCTCATTTGGGTAAAGGCAAAGATGGGACTCCAGTTCCTGAAAATTTCCGCCTGGAGGAGACCACTTTAGCACCCGAGCTGAAGGATGGGGAGGTTCTCGTTCGGACACTCTACCTGTCAGTCGACCCTTACATGGTGTTTATACACACACAGCGGGCATGAGTGGTGACCTTTAGTGTTTGCTCATGCATGTGAAGGTCCCTGGCAGTTTGGTGCCTTTAAATGTCACAACACAAGGTTACAACACGGTGATTTTAACATCTCCATCAGCGACAACATTGCAGTCGCTGACAGACAAAGTGAATGGCATTGGTTTTATTATAGTGCAATGTTCTGgcattcatgtgaatgttaTTTTGACACCAAAACACCTAAAGACCAGCAGACATCTCTAGTAGGAGAATGAATCCTGGAATATTGCAAAAACTgcttgaggaacacaaccaagagctcAAGATGTAGATCCTGCATCCAGACTCATTGCTCCCAATTCTACTGGGCATCCAGTAATAGAGGCCCCACACTGCAACCCATAGGACCCATAGCCAACATTGTTTTGGCAGCAGGGGAAGGGGGGTTACATATTATTACATGtggctttaatgttgtggcGAATCGGTGTATAttctacattttgttttgtgaagaAACACGGGGCTCAGGTTTTGTCGTACGTCATGCATTTAACTAGCACTTGTTTCATCTAAAGCAAGGCCACACAATAAAAGCTTCTTCAGCtccattatttttgtgtctgtttttttcccatcagCGCTGCAGAATGAACGAAGACACCGGTGCCGAGTACCTGACCCCGTGGCAGCTGTCAGAGTGTGTGGATGGCGGAGGAGTCGGCGTGGTCGAGTCCAGCCGCTGCACCACCTGCGCTGAGGGAGATGTGGTCACTTCGTTCAACTGGCCTTGGCAGACGCATGCCGTTATGGCAGGGAGCGGCTTGCAGAAGGTAATGGAGCTATACTGTAGCTCTTCATGACTGCTGGATTAggtcaaatgataaaaattgcAATGTGTTCTGTACACGTGAAGCTGTTGACTGAAAACACCTGACCTTatttagcttttgttttgttgtaggTTGATTCACAGCTGGTTGATGGGCACTTGTCCTACTTTTTGGGTGCAGTTGGCATAACAGGCCTCACTGCGCTGCTGGGCATCAGAGAGAAGGGTTACGTGACCAAGGGGGCCAATCAGACGATGGTGATCAGTGGCGCAGCTGGCGCCTGCGGCTCCATAGCTGGACAGGTAAATAGAAtatatctttattgtcattgttaagCAATGAAGAAAGGCAGTTTGGCAGCTCTCAGCATACAACAAAAGACCACAAAGTcattacagaaaatacaataaagataCAGTAAATTAGAACAAGAATAAAGATACAATTGCACTGTGTGAGAACAAATATAACAAGTAGGGCTACAATGTgctattattttctttgttgtgtAATCTCTACATTATTTTCTTGaataattagttgtttggtctgtaaaacagcaaaaaaaaatgttgatcagtgctCCAAGGAGCTAAAGATGAGGTCttcaaatgtcttattttgtccacaacccaaagatattcagttacagaggaggaaagaaaccagaaatagtgtaatttaagaagctggaatcagagaattatgactttttttcttctcaaaccAATTAATTGATCCATTTATTAGTTAACAACTAATCAGTTAACCATTGATATGAATCTAGTTATTCTCTGTTGTGTATTAAACTATCTGAAATGTTGACAAAGTGCACTAAAATGACATTCCTAAAATTGTAGGTTTTCAGTAAATTATTACAGTTAGTTTAAACATTTCTCATCTTCAATGGGTTTAAATGCATTGTAGATTCATTGAAGATGTTTATTTAGAGGAATGTGTATTTAGAAGACGATAAAGAAAGGAAGTGACATCCTATTTGCATCAATTATTTCGTCTCGCTTCTTCCAGATCGGCCGGCTGGATGGGTGTGTGAGGGTTGTTGGGATCTGTGGTTCTGAGGATAAGTGTAAGGCTCTAGTGGAAGATCTGGGATTCTCTGCAGCCATCAACTATCGCCAGGAGGACGTTGCAGCGAGACTCAAGGAGAGCTGTCCTGCTGGCATCGATGTTTACTTTGACAACGTGGGAGGAGCCATCAGTGATACCGTCATAGCACAGGTAATGCATgatgttttatgttcatttgtgtttgattcgactggaaaataaaatgagctcTGGAAGTGGATTTTGAACACTCAAGTCAGGTTTTTCTGACCTGTAAACTTAccacctccatcctctccttTACCTCCAGATGAACAACGGCGGCCACGTCATCCTGTGTGGGCAGATTTCCCAGTACAACAAGGATGTTCCGTATCCTCCGCCCCTGAGCGAGGAGACACAGGAAAACCTGCGAAGTAAGAACATCACCCGGGAGCGATTCATGGTGTTGAACTACATGAGTAAAGTCGACGCTGCGCTCTTTGAGCTCAGCCAGTGGGTCAAATCAGCCCAAATCAAGGTACGGAGGAAACGGAGGTTGGCTGTGTGGGTAACTTGCAAAACACCTCTTCCTCGCCTGTCTTTTCTCATTATGTTTAATTCTGCTTCACTCTGCAGGTGCTAGAAACTGTGGTGAACGGTATAGAAAATATGGGAGGTATGTGAGTGTTAACGTTTTTCTTGATCCTGTGACTTTTTCTTGGCAGGAGTTtaatcagtttttcattttcttgcagCTGCGTTTTGTTCCATGATGAAAGGGGGAAACATTGGCAAGCAAATTATAAAGATATCCGCCTGAAGAAACCCGCTGTTGTTTCCAGCAGAGGCTGCGCTCTCACCACAACCACGCCTTGGGAAATTAACCCACGTCTGCCTGTTGATCACCGCCATTAACACTAACTTAATGAACTCTagcaaaatattgcattaattACCTGATGCCGGTTGATTACAACTATGCACTGTAAGTGAAAAAGCACACAATTTTCTGTGAAATGTAGAAGGTGAAATATAGGCTGAATTATGGCATTACTGCTACTTGGTATTAACCTACAAGTCACTGCCGTTAGTACTGTTATAAGACATTAGCAGATGTCTTCATGATGCTGACAAAAGGCAATCAACAAGTTAAAgtcaaaatatgaaaacaaataaatataaatcttgtatgtttttgtcctttttaccTCTAATCAGTTGAAAAAATAATTGATTGACTTTTGCTCTCCATAAAACTGCACCAACCATTTTCTGGAGACCATACTACTTTCTCAACACTTGGTTGTTTGGAATAGCAGTCAGAGAAATGGTAAGTTagcaaaagaaatgcaaacagaaTTATCTtcaagcacatttttttcttgaatttttaataaaatatctatctatctatctctatctatccatccatccatccatcacctaTGGACCACAATGGAAATATGTCTTTGGAGTTCATTGTTTATATATGATTTAATGTCTCTGTTtataattttaaagatttttaagtAGCGTTAGCTCACCAGTATGGTTTGCTTTAAGTTGTTCTTGTGCCCCAAAGAGTAAAAGCGTTTATAGGGCTGCTCAGTGGTGGGAGAAATATTCAGATcctttattaaagtaaaaatactccattatgAGGAAAAGTTCTACTTAAATAAACATGCATAGGTATTAACAAGTATTGAACTAATAGTGCTGGTATTGTCT is a window from the Amphiprion ocellaris isolate individual 3 ecotype Okinawa chromosome 20, ASM2253959v1, whole genome shotgun sequence genome containing:
- the ptgr2 gene encoding prostaglandin reductase 2 isoform X1, with product MQVQRVVLNSRPGKDGTPVPENFRLEETTLAPELKDGEVLVRTLYLSVDPYMRCRMNEDTGAEYLTPWQLSECVDGGGVGVVESSRCTTCAEGDVVTSFNWPWQTHAVMAGSGLQKVDSQLVDGHLSYFLGAVGITGLTALLGIREKGYVTKGANQTMVISGAAGACGSIAGQIGRLDGCVRVVGICGSEDKCKALVEDLGFSAAINYRQEDVAARLKESCPAGIDVYFDNVGGAISDTVIAQMNNGGHVILCGQISQYNKDVPYPPPLSEETQENLRSKNITRERFMVLNYMSKVDAALFELSQWVKSAQIKVLETVVNGIENMGAAFCSMMKGGNIGKQIIKISA
- the ptgr2 gene encoding prostaglandin reductase 2 isoform X2 gives rise to the protein MNEDTGAEYLTPWQLSECVDGGGVGVVESSRCTTCAEGDVVTSFNWPWQTHAVMAGSGLQKVDSQLVDGHLSYFLGAVGITGLTALLGIREKGYVTKGANQTMVISGAAGACGSIAGQIGRLDGCVRVVGICGSEDKCKALVEDLGFSAAINYRQEDVAARLKESCPAGIDVYFDNVGGAISDTVIAQMNNGGHVILCGQISQYNKDVPYPPPLSEETQENLRSKNITRERFMVLNYMSKVDAALFELSQWVKSAQIKVLETVVNGIENMGAAFCSMMKGGNIGKQIIKISA